In Mycolicibacter virginiensis, the DNA window AGTCCACCCCGCCGGACAGTCCGCAGATGGCGTGGCCGTCGCCGATCTGTTCACGCACCTGCTCGATCAGCGCATCGGCGATGTTGGCGGGCGTCCAGGCCGCGTCGATGCCGGCGAACTCGTGCAGGAACCGGCTGAGCACCCGCTGCCCGTAGGGCGTGTGCAGCACCTCGGGGTGGTACTGCACCCCGGCCAGCCGGCGGGCGCGGTTCTCGAATGCGGCCACCGGGGCGCCCGCGGTGCCGGCCACCACGGTGAACCCGTCCGGCGCTACGGTCACCGCGTCACCGTGGCTCATCCACACCGGCTGAGTGCCCGGCAGGCCCGAGTGCAGCTCCCCGCCGGTCACCGTCAGTTCGGTGCGGCCGTACTCACTGGTCCCGGTGTGCTCGACGGTGCCGCCGAGCGCGGCCGCCATGGCTTGGAAGCCGTAGCAGATGCCGAACACCGGAAGGTCGAGGTCAAACAGTGCCGGATCGAGCTGCGGGGCGCCCTCGGCGTAGACGCTGGACGGCCCGCCGGACAGCACGATCGCCAGCGGATCGCGCGCGGCGATCTCTTCGACGGTCGCGGTGTGCGGGATGACTTCGGAGAACACCCTCGCCTCCCGAACCCGGCGGGCGATCAATTGGGCGTACTGCGCGCCGAAGTCGATGACCAAGACGGGGCGAGACGATGGTGATGACACGCAAAGAGTCTAGTGGCGGCGAAAGTCAGCCGGACCAACGGCGGGCATGGTGAAGTGTAGGCACGCCGGATCGCCGGAGGGAGAACATGTGCTGGGTCTGCCCGAAACGGTGCGTGCCTGCCTGTTCGACCTCGATGGAGTGCTCACCGACACCGCCAGCGTGCACACCCGCGCCTGGAAATCCATGTTCGACGCCTACCTGTCGGCGCGTGCCGAACGCACCGGCGAGCCGTTCGTGCCGTTCGACGCGCAAGGTGATTACCGGCGCTTCGTCGACGGCCGCAAACGCGACGACGGGGTGCGCGCGTTTCTGGTCAGCCGCGGCATCACGCTGCCCGATGGCGCCGACGACGACCCGCCCGACGCCGAAACCGTGCACGGTCTGGGCAACCGCAAAAACGAGGCGTTCCGGGTGACGCTGCAGGCCGACGGCGTGGAGGTGTTCGAGGGGTCCCGGCGCTACCTGGCGGCGGTCACCGCTGCCGGCCTGGCCACCGCCGTGGTATCAGCCAGCGCCAACGCCGGTGACGTGCTGGCGCTCACCGGTCTGGAGAAGTTCATTGCGCAGCGAGTCGACGGCGTGACGCTGCGCGCCGAACACATCGCGGGCAAGCCCGCACCGGACTCGTTTCTGCGGGCCGCGCAGCTGCTCGGGGTCACCCCCACCGCGGCAGCGGTATTCGAAGACGCCCTGTCGGGAGTGGCGGCCGGTCGAGCTGGCGGGTTCGGCTTCGTGGTGGGCGTCGACCGGGTGGGCCAGCGCGACGACCTGCTGAGCCACGGCGCCGATGTCGTAGTCACCGATCTGGATCAACTGTTGTGAAAGCGGGCCGATGATCGCGCAAGATTACTTTCCGATAGAACCGTGGCAGATCCGCGAAACCCACCTCGATCTGAATCTGCTTGGGCAGACCGAGTCCCTGTTCGCACTGTCCAACGGACACATCGGCTTACGTGGCAACCTCGATGAGGGCGAACCGCACGGGCTGCCCGGCACCTACCTGAACTCGTTCTACGAGGTGCGGCCGCTGCCGCACGCCGAGTCCGGATTCGGCTACCCGCAGGCCGGGCAGACCGTCGTCGACGTGACCAACGGCAAGATCATCCGGCTGATGGTCGACGACGAACCGATGGACGTCCGCTACGGCGAGCTGATCGACCACGAACGCATCCTCGACCTGCGGGCAGGCACCCTGACCCGCCACATCCACTGGCGTTCCCCAGCGAAGAAGCAGGTCAAGGTGCATTCGACCCGATTGGTGTCGCTGGCGCAGCGCGGCGTCGCGGCCATCGAATACGTCGTCGAGGCGATCGACGAATTCGTCCGTGTGACAGTGCAATCCGAGCTGGTCGCCAATGAGGACCAGCCACCGACCTCCACCGACCCACGAGTTGCGGCGATCCTGGAGAACCCGCTGGAGGCCGTCGAATGCGAGAACACCAACACCGGCGCGGTGCTGGTGCATCGCACCCGGGCCAGCGAACTGATGATGGCCGCGGCCATGGATCACGAGGTCGAGGTACCCGGCCGGGTCCAGGTGTCCACGATGACGATCTCCGACGTGGCGGCGACCACCGTGGTGTGCGGCCTGCGCCCGGGGCAGAAACTGCGCATCGTCAAATACCTGGCCTACGGCTGGTCCAGTGAGCGGTCCCGGCCCGCGCTGCGCGATCAGGCCATCGCGGCGCTGACCGGTGCCCGCTACAGCGGCTGGCAGGGGCTGGTCGACGCCCAACGCGCCTACCTCGACGAGTTCTGGGACGGCGCCGACGTCGAGGTCCACGGCGACCCGGACTGCCAGCAGGCTATCCGCTTCGCGCTGTTCCACCTGCTGCAGGCCAGTGCCCGCGCCGAACGGCGTGCCATCCCCAGCAAGGGCCTGACCGGCACCGGTTATGACGGCCATACTTTCTGGGACAGCGAGAGTTTCATCCTGCCAGTGCTGATCTACACCGCTCCACACGCGGCAGCCGACGCGCTGCGCTGGCGAGCGACCACACTCGATCTCGCGCGCGAGCGAGCCACCGAGCTGGGACTGTCCGGCGCGGCTTTCCCGTGGCGGACGATCCGTGGCCAGGAGTGCTCCGGGTACTGGCCGGCGGGCACCGCCGCCTGGCACATCAACGCCGATATCGCGGCGGCGTTCGAGCAGTACCGGGTGGTCACCGGCGACAACACGGTGGAGCAGGAGTGCGGGCTGGCGGTGCTGATCGAGACCGCGCGACTCTGGCGCTCGCTGGGGCACCACGATCGGCACGGGGTGTGGCACCTGTACGGGGTCACCGGCCCCGACGAATACACCGCGATCGTCCGCGACAACGTGTTCACCAACCTGATGGCCGCTCACAATCTGCGCACTGCCGCGCAGGCGTGCGCCCGCCACCCCGACGCCGCCCACGAACTGGGGGTCACCACCGAGGAGATGGCCGGCTGGCGGGACGCGGCCGACGCGGCGCACATTCCCTATGACGAGGAACTCGGGGTGCATCCGCAGTGCGACGGTTTCACCATGGCCGCGGAATGGGACTTCGACACCCGCAACACCTACCCGCTGCTGCTCAATGAACCCTATGTGCGGCTGTATCCGGCCCAGGTGGTCAAGCAGGCCGACCTGCTGCTGGCCATGCAGTGGCGCAGCCACGCATTCACCGACGAGCAGAAGGCCCGCAACGTCGACTACTACGAGCGGCGCACGGTGCGCGACTCGTCACTGTCGGCGTGCACCCAGGCGGTGATGTGCGCCGAGGTGGGGCATTTGGAGTTGGCCCACGACTACACCTACGAGACGGCGTTCGTTGACCTGCGCGATCTGCACGACAACACCCGCGACGGCCTGCATTTGGCGTCGCTGGCCGGTACCTGGCTCGCCTTGGTGGCCGGGTTCGGCGGCCTGCGTGACGACGCCGGCGTGCTGTCGCTGGATCCCGCACTGCCGGACGGGATCTCACGGCTACGGTTCGGGTTGCGTTGGCGGGGATTTCGGGTGACGGTCGACGCCAACCACAGCAAGGTCACCTACACCCTGCGCGATGGCCCCGACGGTCTGCTGACGATCAACCATGCCGGCGAGGAGGTCGAACTGAGCACGCAGTCCCCGACCACGCTGCCCGCCCGTCGGCGTGAACCGCTGCTGCCCGCCCCGCCCCAGCCGCCCGGGCGCGAGCCGAAGCACCGCCGGGAGGTAGCGCGGTGAACCCGTGCGATTTCGGCGCGGTTGCGCCCGCTCAGCGGGAATTATCGCGCCGAAATCACCCGGGCCAGCGCAGTGCACCGAAAGCGCTGTCCGGCACCGCCGGGTTCTTCGGCGCGATCGGGTCCAGTCGCCGGTAGGCCTCGCCCTGGGTGGGCCGCAGATCGGCCTCGCCCTTGTTGGGCCACAGCGACGCGGCCCGCTCGGCCTGCGCGGTGATCGACAGCGACGGGTTGACACCGAGGTTGGCCGACACCGCCGCGCCGTCCATCACCGCCAGGGTCGGGTAGCCGTACACCCGCTGGTAGGGGTCGATGACGCCGTGCTCGGGGCTGTCCCCGATCGCCGCCCCGCCCAAGAAGTGCGCGGTGAGCGGGATGTTGAACAGCTCGCCCCAGGTGCCACCGGCCACGCCGTCGATCTTGGCGGCGATGCGGCGGGTGACCTCGTTGCCGACCGGGATCCAGCTGGGGTTCGGCTCGCCGTGGCCCTGCTTGCTGGTGTAGCGACGGATGCCCAGTTTGCCGCGTTTGGTGAAGGTGGTGATCGAGTTGTCCAGGTGCTGCATCACCAGGGCGATCACGGTGCGCTCGCTCCAGTCCTTGGGGTTCAGCAGCCGCAGGATGTTGCGGGGGTCTTCGCGGCCCTGGTTCAGCAGTTGCTTCCAACGCGGCACATCCGTCCCGCCCGGCCCGGAGCCGTCGGTCATCAGGGTCTGCAACAACCCCATGGCGTTGGAGCCCTTGCCGTAGCGGACCGGTTCGACGTGGGTGTCGGCGGTGGGGTGAATCGAAGAGGTGATCGCCACGCCGTGGGTCAGGTCCAGATCCGGGTTGACGCTCAATGTGGCCGCACCCACGATGGATTCGGAGTTGGTGCGGGTCAGCACGCCCAGCTTGTCGGACAGCTGGGGCAGCTTGCCCTTATCGCGCATCTTGAACAACAGCCGCTGGGTGTTGTAAGTGCCGGCGGCCAGGATCAGGTGCCGGGCAGTGAAGGTCTTGCGGTGCCGGCGCGCGCGCAGACCGGTTCGCACCGTTGTCACCTGCCACAGTCCGTCGGCACCCTGCTCGAAGGCTGTCACCGTCGTCATCGGATGCACCTGTGCGCCAGCCGATTCCGCCAGATACAGGTAGTTCTTGACCAAGGTGTTCTTGGCACCCCAGCGGCAGCCCGTCATACATTCTCCGCACTCGATGCAACCGGTGCGCTGCGGGCCCGCACCGCCGAAGAACGGATCGGCCACGGTCTTGCCCGGTTCCTTGGCACCGTTGGCGCCGTCCGGGCCGAAGAACACCCCGACCGGGGTGGCTACGAACGTCTCGCCGACCCCCATCTCATCGGCGACCTGCTTGACGATGCGGTCGGCGTCGGTGAAGGTCGGGTTCTGGACCACGCCGAGCATCCGCTTGGCCTGGTCGTAGTGCGGCATCAACTCGGCACGCCAGTCGGTGATGTGCGCCCACTGCTTGTCGGCGAAGAACGGCTCCGGCGGGACATAGAGGGTGTTGGCGTAGTTCAACGACCCGCCACCGACGCCGGCGCCGGCCAGCACCATGACGTTGTTGAGCAGGTGGATGCGCTGAATGCCGTAGCACCCCAGCTTCGGCGCCCACAGAAACTCCCGCAGATGCCAGGAGTTCTTGGCGAAATCCGCGTCGGCGTATCGGCGTCCGGCTTCCAGTACGCCGACCCGATAGCCCTTCTCGGTCAGCCGCAGCGCGCTCACGCTGCCACCGAAACCCGAGCCGATGATCAGGACGTCGTAGTCAGGCTCCATAGCCAGCAAGTATGACCGTACTCACCGGTAACTTGCTAGATAGGCTGCCCTTACCTCCTGGATTCAGGAACCGACGGTCAGGCCGACCTTCTGGAATTCCTTGAGGTCGCAGTAGCCGGCCTTGGCCATCGAGCGACGCAGCCCGCCGACCAGGTTCAACGAGCCGAACGGGTCGTCGGAGGGGCCCTCGAGCACCTGCGCCAGGCTGGGGCGCTCCCCGTAGGCGACCTGCATCAGCGCGCCGCGCGGCAGGGAGGGGTGGGCGGCTGCCGAGGGCCAGTACCAGCCGTCGCCCTGCGCCTCGGCTGCGCCCGCCAGCGGCGTGCCCAGCACCACCGCGTCGGCGCCGCAAGCGATCGCCTTGGCCAGGTCGCCGGACGTATGGATGTCGCCGTCGGCCAGCACGTGCACGTAGCGCCCGCCGGTCTCGTCGAGGTATTCACGGCGCGCAGCGGCCGCGTCGGCGATCGCGGTGGCCATCGGCACCGAGATGCCCAGAACCTCGTCGGAGGTGGTCACCCCGGAAGTGGAGCCGTAGCCCACGATCACCCCGGCCGCGCCGGTCCGCATCAGGTGCAGCGCGGTGCGGTGGTCGATCACTCCGCCGGCCACCACCGGGATGTCCAGCTCGGAGATGAAGGTCTTCAAGTTGAGCGGTTCGCCCGCACCATCGCGGTCCACGGCGACCCGTTCCGCGGAGATGATGGTGCCCTGGATGACCAGCAGGTCGACGCCGGCGGCCACCAGCGCCGGGGTCAGTGCCGCGGCGTTCTGCGGGCTGACCCGCACCGCGGTGGTCACGCCGGCCTCGCTGATGCGTGCCACCGCGGCGCCGAGCAGCTCGGGGTTCAGCGGGGCGGCGTGCAACTGCTGCAGCAGCCGGATCGCCGCCGAGGGCTCGGGTTCTTTGGCGGCCGCTTCGGTCACCTGGGCGATCTTGGACTCGACGTCGGCGTGGCGGCCGATCAGCCCTTCGCCGTTGAGCACACCCAGTCCACCGAGCCGGCCCAGTTCGATGGCGAACTCCGGGGAGACCAGCGCGTCGGTGGGATGAGCCAGCACCGGCATCTCGAACCGGTAGGCGTCCAGCTGCCAGGCGGTGGACACGTCCTTGGAGGAACGCGTACGCCGGGACGGCACGATGTTGATGTCGTCGAGCTCATAGGTGCGACGGGCGGTGCGGCCCATGCCGATCTCAACCATGTCACGCATGACGGGTCAGCCTCGTTTCTGTTGCTCTGCTTGTCTGCGCGCAGACGCGGGGACGAACGCCTGCTCAGCGGACGTAGTAGTTGGGGGCTTCGACAGTCATGGTGATGTCGTGCGGGTGGCTTTCCTTCAGACCCGCCGCGGTGATGCGCACGAACTGTGCCTGCTGCAGCTGCTCGATGGTGGCCGATCCGGTGTAGCCCATCGCCGCCCGCAGCCCGCCGGTGAGCTGGTGGATGACCGTGCTCAACGGGCCCCGGAACGGCACCCGGCCCTCGATGCCCTCGGGTACCAGCTTGTCCTCGGAGAGCGCGTCGTCCTGGAAGTAGCGGTCCTTGGAGTAGGACTTGGCTCCGCCGCGGCCTTGCATGGCGCCCAGCGATCCCATCCCGCGGTAGCTCTTGAACTGCTTGCCGTTGACGAAGATCAGCTCACCGGGCGACTCGGCGGTGCCGGCCAACAGTGAACCCAGCATCGTCGTCGAGGCGCCGGCGGCCAGCGCCTTGGCGATGTCTCCGGAGTACTGCAGTCCACCGTCGGCGATCACCGGCACACCGGCCGGGGCACACACGGCGACGGCCTCCATGATGGCGGTGATCTGCGGAGCGCCCACCCCGGCGACCACCCGGGTGGTGCAGATCGAGCCGGGGCCCACCCCGACCTTCACCGCGTCGGCG includes these proteins:
- a CDS encoding GMC oxidoreductase, with the translated sequence MEPDYDVLIIGSGFGGSVSALRLTEKGYRVGVLEAGRRYADADFAKNSWHLREFLWAPKLGCYGIQRIHLLNNVMVLAGAGVGGGSLNYANTLYVPPEPFFADKQWAHITDWRAELMPHYDQAKRMLGVVQNPTFTDADRIVKQVADEMGVGETFVATPVGVFFGPDGANGAKEPGKTVADPFFGGAGPQRTGCIECGECMTGCRWGAKNTLVKNYLYLAESAGAQVHPMTTVTAFEQGADGLWQVTTVRTGLRARRHRKTFTARHLILAAGTYNTQRLLFKMRDKGKLPQLSDKLGVLTRTNSESIVGAATLSVNPDLDLTHGVAITSSIHPTADTHVEPVRYGKGSNAMGLLQTLMTDGSGPGGTDVPRWKQLLNQGREDPRNILRLLNPKDWSERTVIALVMQHLDNSITTFTKRGKLGIRRYTSKQGHGEPNPSWIPVGNEVTRRIAAKIDGVAGGTWGELFNIPLTAHFLGGAAIGDSPEHGVIDPYQRVYGYPTLAVMDGAAVSANLGVNPSLSITAQAERAASLWPNKGEADLRPTQGEAYRRLDPIAPKNPAVPDSAFGALRWPG
- a CDS encoding beta-phosphoglucomutase family hydrolase — protein: MVKCRHAGSPEGEHVLGLPETVRACLFDLDGVLTDTASVHTRAWKSMFDAYLSARAERTGEPFVPFDAQGDYRRFVDGRKRDDGVRAFLVSRGITLPDGADDDPPDAETVHGLGNRKNEAFRVTLQADGVEVFEGSRRYLAAVTAAGLATAVVSASANAGDVLALTGLEKFIAQRVDGVTLRAEHIAGKPAPDSFLRAAQLLGVTPTAAAVFEDALSGVAAGRAGGFGFVVGVDRVGQRDDLLSHGADVVVTDLDQLL
- a CDS encoding GuaB3 family IMP dehydrogenase-related protein translates to MRDMVEIGMGRTARRTYELDDINIVPSRRTRSSKDVSTAWQLDAYRFEMPVLAHPTDALVSPEFAIELGRLGGLGVLNGEGLIGRHADVESKIAQVTEAAAKEPEPSAAIRLLQQLHAAPLNPELLGAAVARISEAGVTTAVRVSPQNAAALTPALVAAGVDLLVIQGTIISAERVAVDRDGAGEPLNLKTFISELDIPVVAGGVIDHRTALHLMRTGAAGVIVGYGSTSGVTTSDEVLGISVPMATAIADAAAARREYLDETGGRYVHVLADGDIHTSGDLAKAIACGADAVVLGTPLAGAAEAQGDGWYWPSAAAHPSLPRGALMQVAYGERPSLAQVLEGPSDDPFGSLNLVGGLRRSMAKAGYCDLKEFQKVGLTVGS
- a CDS encoding glycoside hydrolase family 65 protein; the encoded protein is MIAQDYFPIEPWQIRETHLDLNLLGQTESLFALSNGHIGLRGNLDEGEPHGLPGTYLNSFYEVRPLPHAESGFGYPQAGQTVVDVTNGKIIRLMVDDEPMDVRYGELIDHERILDLRAGTLTRHIHWRSPAKKQVKVHSTRLVSLAQRGVAAIEYVVEAIDEFVRVTVQSELVANEDQPPTSTDPRVAAILENPLEAVECENTNTGAVLVHRTRASELMMAAAMDHEVEVPGRVQVSTMTISDVAATTVVCGLRPGQKLRIVKYLAYGWSSERSRPALRDQAIAALTGARYSGWQGLVDAQRAYLDEFWDGADVEVHGDPDCQQAIRFALFHLLQASARAERRAIPSKGLTGTGYDGHTFWDSESFILPVLIYTAPHAAADALRWRATTLDLARERATELGLSGAAFPWRTIRGQECSGYWPAGTAAWHINADIAAAFEQYRVVTGDNTVEQECGLAVLIETARLWRSLGHHDRHGVWHLYGVTGPDEYTAIVRDNVFTNLMAAHNLRTAAQACARHPDAAHELGVTTEEMAGWRDAADAAHIPYDEELGVHPQCDGFTMAAEWDFDTRNTYPLLLNEPYVRLYPAQVVKQADLLLAMQWRSHAFTDEQKARNVDYYERRTVRDSSLSACTQAVMCAEVGHLELAHDYTYETAFVDLRDLHDNTRDGLHLASLAGTWLALVAGFGGLRDDAGVLSLDPALPDGISRLRFGLRWRGFRVTVDANHSKVTYTLRDGPDGLLTINHAGEEVELSTQSPTTLPARRREPLLPAPPQPPGREPKHRREVAR